A window of Thermodesulfobacteriota bacterium genomic DNA:
GATCGTTTGGTGGTGAACATTCGCAATAACCTGGTAAAAAAGGTACTTGAGCTGCTCGCCAAAATGGATGCTGAAAAATATGATCCATTTTACAATAAATTCGGTTCCGTTATAAAAGAAGGCATTCACACCGAACCGGGCAGGCGGGAAAAAATTGCTGCCTTGGCCCGTTACAAAACCACGAAATCAGACGGCAAATGGGTCTCACTGGATCAATATATTAAAAACATGCCGCCCGATCAAAAAGAAATTTATTTCATTACCGGAGACAATACATCCACCTTGGCCAACAGCCCCCATTTGGAGAAACTAAAGTCCAAGAATTATGAAGTCCTGCTCATGAGCGATCCGGTGGACGAATGGGTGGTGCAGTCTTTGACCGAATACGATGGTAAACCGCTCAAAAGCGCTGAAAAGGGCGATCTTGACCTTGAAAAAATCGATGACAAGCAAAAAGAGGAGTTTACTTCCCTGTTTAGCTTCATCAAAGCCCAGCTCGAATCAAAAATCAAGGAAGTCAAACCCTCTTCCAGGCTCAAGGATTCAGTGGCATGCCTTTCCGGTGAAGCATCCGACATGAGTGCCTATATGGAAAAGATCCTGAAATCATCCGGTCAGAAGCAACCGGAGGTAAAAAGAGTGCTGGAGTTAAACATGAATCACCCGGTGATGACCAAATTCAAAACCCTCTATGAAACCGAACGTAACCACTCATCTCTGAAGGATTACAGTCAATTGCTTTACGATATTGCCACCATCAGTGAAGGCGGCAAACTGGAAAATCCATCACATTTTTCAAAAACGGTCGGTGAACTAATGGTGGCTTCGCTGGATTCGGCGGGAAACTGAATCAAATAACCACAGCTTTGGACTGCCATTGACGGATTAACCCACAAAGTGAATAAATTAAACGGTTGGAGGCTAAAATGATTCTTTCATCGTCATTAATATGGTTTTTTGTCGGGGTGGCATTTTTGATTGCCGAGTTAGTATTGCCGGGGATAATTTTGATTTTTTTTGCTGCCGGCAGTTGGATGGCGGCAGTGGCTACATGGATATTTGATATTGAATTAACCAACCAAATATTAATATTTTTAGTGTCATCATTAACGCTGCTCTTTACTTTACGGAAGTACAGTTTGAAAATATTCAAAGGAAAAACCCGCGATAGTGTTGATGATCACTATACGGATTCCAAGATAGGGAAAACAGCGCTTGTTACCAAAACAATAGCTCCCAATATACCTGGTGAAATAAAAGTGATGGGGAGTTTTTGGAGAGCTATTGCGGATATGGAAATTGAAGAGGGGCGATCTGTTTTGATAGAAAGTCAACAGTCCGAGGACGGACTCACTTTTAAGGTTAAACCTGTATAAGGAGGGAAGAATGAATGAGTCATTGATTATTGTAGGTGTGTTAGCTGTTATTGTTATTGTTCTGTTAATTAAAACAGCCGTTGTGGTACCGCAACGATCGGAATTCATTGTCGAACGACTCGGCAAGTACAGCAAATCTCTTAGCGCAGGCTTCCATATTCTCATCCCTTTCCTTGATAAAGTTGCCTACAAGCGTACCCTTAAGGAAGAGGTGATGGACATCCCTTCACAGGATTGCATTACCACCGACAATGTATCTGTTTCCGTTGATGGTATTTTATATCTACAGGTAATCGACAGCAAGCTGTCCTGTTACGGAATCGATGACTATAGGGTTGCGGCAAGCCAGCTGGCCCAAACATCACTGCGTTCAGTGGTTGGCAAAATTGAACTTGACAGAACATTTGAAGAAAGGGAAAGTCTAAACCAGCAAGTTGTGTATGCAATTGATGAAGCAGCTCAGAATTGGGGAGTTAAGGTTTTGCGTTATGAGATTAAGGATATCACTCCGCCGAAAACTGTAATGGATGCAATGGAAAAACAGATGAAAGCTGAGCGAGAGAAACGTGCGGCCATTGCAACGTCAGAAGGTGATAGACAATCCCGCATAAACCGTGCCGAAGGGTTAAAGAAAGAAGCAATCGAGGTATCAGAAGGTGAGAAACAAAGGCGTATAAATGAAGCGGAAGGACAGGCAAAGGAAATCGAAGTCGTTGCCCAGGCAACGGCCGAGGGTATTAAGAAAATTGCTGAATCGTTAAGTCTGGCCGGCGGTGAAACAGCTGCGAATTTAAGGGTCGCTGAAAAATATATCGCCGAGTTCGGAAAACTGGCCCAAGAAAATAATACCATGATCATCCCCGCAAACATGGGGGATGTTTCAGCGATGGTTGCAACGGTGATGTCTGTGCTCGGACAGGCAAAACAAGGAAGTGAAACCCAGGCTGTGTGAGGCTATTTTTAACGCCAGGGACCCTGCCGAGGCAAGGTCCCTGGCGGTTATTCCCGCTCAAAGTCCGTGATCTTTGTTTTAAGAGTGGAAAATATTTTTCCGCAGAATTTAAATTTCCTTATCTTTACCGGTTTTTGATAATTGCTTCAATATGTTCTCAAGTTTTTGCAGTTCTCTTCCATATCCTGCCCAGTCTCCTTTCCGCAGGTAATCCTTGGCATTGTTGTAGTATTTCAGGGCCAGGGCTCCAAGATCAGATATCTTCCCTGTTTCGGGTATGATTGGGGATACCTCTCTTTTATGGGTGGACACGGCTCCTAAAACCTGGCTCAATGCGGCTTCAAGTGTTTCCTCCATGGCAACCCGATTGCCTATGGCTGCAATCACCCTTTTTAGTTCGGGCAGGGCTGCAGTTCTTGCAATCTCCTTTGCAGGTTGTCTTCCCTGTTGTCTCCGGCCAGCTGATTGGCCCTGAGCTGAAGCAGAGGTTTGTTGCTCCTCTTGTTTTGCTTCCAAATAAATAGGCTCTACATAGATGAAAGAGTCGCCCACCGGGATGGCTAAAAGATTACCCCTGATGACCCTGGATCCACGCTGGCCCCAGAGGCTGAGTTCACGAGATATTTCCGTTTGTTGATCGATTCTGGCCTCAATCTGCATGGGACCGTATGCAAGTTTATCTTTGGAAAGTTTATAAACCAGAAGGTTGCCGTAGTGGGGAAGGTCGCTTCTGGCTGCCAGCCAGCCAATCATGTTGTCCTTCTTGGAAGGGGTATAGGGGAGCATCAAAAGAAATTCCTCTTTATCCTCTTTTGGCAGTTTTACGATGATATAGTAAGGTTTCATCTTCTGCCGGTTGTCACCGTACATCTCATACGGAGGTTCCCACAGGTCTTCCTGATTGTAAAATACCTGGGCATCCTGCATGTGGTAGGTGGCATATGTGTTTACCTGGATATCAAATAGATCATAGGGGTACCGGATGTGTTTTTTCAGGTCTGCGGGCATCTCATCAAAGGGCTTAAACAGAGCGGGAAATATCTTGGAGTAGGTCTTGAGAATGGGATCTTTCTCGTCAATCATGTAGTATGCCACATTCCCGTTATAGGCATCTATGATCACCTTAACGGAATTTCTTATGTAGTTGATCCTCCTGTTCATGAAAGGACTCTTTAACCGTTTG
This region includes:
- a CDS encoding NfeD family protein — its product is MILSSSLIWFFVGVAFLIAELVLPGIILIFFAAGSWMAAVATWIFDIELTNQILIFLVSSLTLLFTLRKYSLKIFKGKTRDSVDDHYTDSKIGKTALVTKTIAPNIPGEIKVMGSFWRAIADMEIEEGRSVLIESQQSEDGLTFKVKPV
- a CDS encoding stomatin-like protein is translated as MNESLIIVGVLAVIVIVLLIKTAVVVPQRSEFIVERLGKYSKSLSAGFHILIPFLDKVAYKRTLKEEVMDIPSQDCITTDNVSVSVDGILYLQVIDSKLSCYGIDDYRVAASQLAQTSLRSVVGKIELDRTFEERESLNQQVVYAIDEAAQNWGVKVLRYEIKDITPPKTVMDAMEKQMKAEREKRAAIATSEGDRQSRINRAEGLKKEAIEVSEGEKQRRINEAEGQAKEIEVVAQATAEGIKKIAESLSLAGGETAANLRVAEKYIAEFGKLAQENNTMIIPANMGDVSAMVATVMSVLGQAKQGSETQAV